The DNA window TGATCGGAAATGTACATCATGGCCGTGTCGGCCTTGTCCGATATGGACTGTAACCGCGATACCACTTCGGCCAGAATATAGTCTGTGTAGCGAATGGTATTGTCATAGGTGTTCATCAGTTCTTCAGCACTGCAATTTTGAATATCGCTGCGCTGGCAATCCGGGGTGAAGAACCTGTGATCATCAGGATAACGACGGTAATAGGTCGGGCCATGGCTGCCCATCACGTGCAGGACTATCAGGCTGTCACGGCCATCCAGCGCTGCCAGCTTGTCATCGAGACGGTGCAGCAGGATCTGATCGAAACAGGATTCACCATCACACAGTGCCGGATCCGCATCCAGCTTAATCAATTCATGCTCAACCCTGTCGCAGGCACCTTTGCAGCCGCTGTCATTGTCAATCCAGGTGACCGCCAGTCCCGCATGGCTGGCAACGTCGATTACGCTGTCCTGGGCCTTGGCACGGCGCACATCATAGTTATCACGATCGAAGCGGGACAACATACAGGGCAAGGATTGGGCGGTTGCCGTACCGCAGGAAATGGTTTTGCCAAACACGGCCAAACCCAGCTTGGCGGTATAGGCATTGGTTTCTCTGCCATAGCCATAGTATTGATAGTTCATCGCCCGGGCGGTCTCGCCTATGACCAACACAGTCACCTTGGGTTTACCGGCCACGGAAGGCTTTTGTTTCGCATCCGTACCCAGCTGGGTGTAGGGAATGGGCTTTTCAAAATAGTGTTGATTGACGTACTTGGCGGCCGAACCAATAAAATAGGTCGGCACTATATATTGCTTCATCACGTCATTGTTGCGGCCGAAGGCCACATAATTCTGATAGTAAACCCCGAGAATAACGCCACTGACGAGCACCATGGCCAGCATAAAGCCCAACTTGTGCAACAGCTCCTTACCCGCACTGCGATATTCAATGGGGGCCTTGAAGATAAGCCAGGCGGGCAGCAGACCTGTGAGCAGCATGTTCAACACCGACGCCCAGTTGAGGTACATGGATGCCTCTGCGGGGTTGGTTTCAAAAATGTTTTCCATCATGGGACGGTCAAACACTATGCCGTACTTCCACATGCCAAAAAACACACTGGATGACAGCAGGGTCAGCAGGATAAAGAA is part of the Shewanella cyperi genome and encodes:
- a CDS encoding phosphoethanolamine transferase, giving the protein MFKTLSANKFTFLLALFYTCVFNIPLFEIVARGVQKQADVNWVFIASFPILLTCLLSLIFSLFSFRFLAKPFFILLTLLSSSVFFGMWKYGIVFDRPMMENIFETNPAEASMYLNWASVLNMLLTGLLPAWLIFKAPIEYRSAGKELLHKLGFMLAMVLVSGVILGVYYQNYVAFGRNNDVMKQYIVPTYFIGSAAKYVNQHYFEKPIPYTQLGTDAKQKPSVAGKPKVTVLVIGETARAMNYQYYGYGRETNAYTAKLGLAVFGKTISCGTATAQSLPCMLSRFDRDNYDVRRAKAQDSVIDVASHAGLAVTWIDNDSGCKGACDRVEHELIKLDADPALCDGESCFDQILLHRLDDKLAALDGRDSLIVLHVMGSHGPTYYRRYPDDHRFFTPDCQRSDIQNCSAEELMNTYDNTIRYTDYILAEVVSRLQSISDKADTAMMYISDHGESLGEKGMYLHGAPYAFAPSEQIEIPWLLWLSDSFATTTGKDKNCLKTSLGRGEYSHDHLFDTLLGLLHVETSVYRRQTDALAECNVQV